Proteins encoded within one genomic window of Pedobacter africanus:
- a CDS encoding UDP-2,3-diacylglucosamine diphosphatase, with translation MKKNIYFASDFHLGSPDHAESRLREDRIVRWLNSIESTCSELFLMGDTFDFWFEYRTVVPKGFIRLQGKLAAMTDAGIKIYFFKGNHDMWVKTYFTEEMGIEIVSDEMVMERSGKRFFLHHGDGLGPGDNKYKILRKIFRNPVCQWLFALVPPRIGLGIATWWSGKSRLASSKEEVFESVEKEWLAVYARELLQEQHYDYFIFGHRHLPLSIDLDSKSKYINIGEWINFNSYAVFDGNDLSLNYFEKN, from the coding sequence ATGAAAAAGAACATTTATTTCGCTTCAGATTTTCATCTTGGTTCGCCTGATCATGCCGAAAGCAGGTTGCGGGAAGATCGTATTGTAAGGTGGTTAAATTCCATAGAATCAACCTGTAGTGAGTTGTTTTTGATGGGCGATACCTTTGACTTCTGGTTTGAATACCGTACGGTTGTGCCCAAAGGTTTCATTAGGCTGCAGGGTAAGCTGGCCGCGATGACAGATGCCGGAATAAAGATTTATTTCTTTAAGGGTAACCATGATATGTGGGTTAAAACCTATTTCACAGAGGAGATGGGTATTGAAATTGTGAGCGATGAAATGGTAATGGAAAGGTCGGGAAAACGCTTCTTTTTACATCATGGTGACGGTTTAGGCCCGGGCGATAATAAGTATAAAATATTAAGAAAGATTTTCAGGAACCCGGTTTGCCAGTGGCTGTTTGCGTTGGTGCCGCCGCGTATCGGATTGGGCATTGCCACCTGGTGGTCGGGCAAAAGCAGGCTTGCAAGTAGCAAGGAAGAGGTGTTTGAAAGTGTAGAAAAAGAGTGGCTTGCGGTATATGCCAGGGAATTGCTGCAAGAACAGCATTACGATTATTTTATTTTTGGCCACCGGCACCTGCCTTTGAGTATTGATCTGGATAGTAAAAGTAAATACATCAATATTGGGGAATGGATCAACTTCAACTCCTACGCGGTATTCGATGGCAATGATTTAAGTCTGAATTACTTCGAAAAAAATTAA
- a CDS encoding S41 family peptidase, with protein sequence MKIYKIAAAALLLAFASLSWSFREDLFQVSKNLDIFASLYKEVNINYVEETNASSLMRSSIDAMLEKLDPYTEYVPESEVEDYKLKYVSTQYGGIGASTIFIEGKLFVNEVSEGYPADKQGLKPGDQLVKINGNEVKGKERAQVSQLLRGPRGSAVELLIIRDGSVMTKNLIRDEIKQPNVSYSGMTADNIAYIRLDKFLENSAQEVKDAAVTLGKLQPKGMVLDLRYNGGGILQEAVKIVNIFVNKDVLIVTQKGRNPQKTISYKTQNQPLFPDIPLVVLISGSSASASEIVAGALQDLDRAIIVGQRSFGKGLVQQTFNLPYNSLVKVTVAKYFTPSGRCIQAMDYAHKDANGKTLKIADSLMTKFNTKTGRSVYDGNGVYPDVVVNTPKYSPITISLLNKNLFFDYANSYKKNNKAIAPAGSFQLTDADYAAFVSSLAGKDYSYTSRTERLLSDLRTEAEKENKLPAVKADLDDLKEKMLGAKKTDLTTFKPEIKRALETQIVSRYYYERGKVEQAFQYDKELNAARGLLNNNTKMLAILKGEGEYKTIGSPIKTIAAAVDHN encoded by the coding sequence ATGAAAATATATAAAATTGCCGCAGCCGCTCTTCTTCTTGCCTTTGCATCCTTAAGCTGGTCTTTCAGGGAAGACCTGTTCCAGGTATCTAAAAACCTGGATATTTTTGCCTCCCTTTATAAGGAAGTGAACATTAATTATGTGGAAGAAACCAATGCTTCCAGTCTGATGCGCAGCAGTATTGACGCCATGCTCGAAAAACTGGATCCCTATACAGAATATGTTCCTGAATCGGAAGTAGAAGACTATAAACTGAAATATGTTAGTACCCAGTACGGTGGCATAGGGGCAAGCACTATCTTTATTGAAGGGAAACTGTTTGTGAACGAGGTTAGTGAAGGATACCCTGCTGATAAACAAGGACTGAAGCCTGGTGACCAGCTCGTAAAGATCAATGGCAATGAGGTGAAGGGCAAGGAACGGGCACAGGTGAGCCAGCTGTTGCGCGGGCCACGGGGGTCGGCTGTAGAATTGCTGATCATCAGAGATGGAAGCGTGATGACCAAAAACCTGATCCGTGATGAGATTAAACAGCCTAACGTCTCTTATTCGGGCATGACAGCTGATAATATTGCCTATATCCGTTTGGACAAGTTTCTGGAAAATTCTGCCCAGGAAGTGAAAGATGCTGCGGTTACGCTCGGTAAACTACAGCCCAAAGGCATGGTGCTAGACCTGCGCTACAACGGTGGTGGAATATTACAGGAGGCAGTTAAGATCGTAAACATCTTTGTAAATAAGGACGTGCTGATTGTGACCCAGAAAGGACGTAACCCGCAGAAGACCATCAGCTACAAAACCCAGAACCAGCCGCTATTCCCTGATATCCCATTGGTAGTGCTGATCAGTGGTTCTTCTGCATCTGCATCGGAAATTGTTGCAGGAGCGCTTCAGGACCTGGACAGGGCAATTATTGTGGGGCAACGTAGCTTTGGCAAGGGCCTGGTACAGCAAACCTTTAACCTGCCTTATAACAGCCTGGTAAAAGTTACTGTAGCTAAATATTTTACCCCTTCGGGCAGGTGTATACAGGCCATGGATTATGCCCATAAAGATGCCAACGGTAAAACCCTGAAAATTGCAGATTCATTGATGACCAAATTCAATACAAAGACGGGCCGTAGTGTTTATGATGGGAACGGTGTTTACCCGGATGTGGTGGTCAATACCCCTAAATATAGCCCGATAACCATATCCCTGCTCAACAAGAACCTGTTTTTTGATTACGCGAACAGCTATAAAAAGAACAATAAAGCAATTGCGCCTGCGGGCTCTTTCCAGCTTACAGATGCCGATTATGCAGCTTTTGTGAGTTCGCTGGCCGGAAAGGATTATTCCTATACCTCTCGTACCGAACGCCTGTTGTCTGATTTAAGGACAGAGGCTGAAAAGGAAAATAAACTTCCGGCAGTAAAAGCCGATCTGGATGATTTGAAGGAAAAAATGCTGGGTGCCAAAAAAACTGACCTGACCACATTTAAGCCAGAAATAAAAAGGGCACTGGAAACACAGATTGTAAGCCGTTACTACTACGAAAGAGGTAAGGTAGAACAGGCCTTTCAGTACGATAAGGAGTTGAACGCAGCCAGGGGCTTGCTGAACAACAACACCAAAATGTTAGCTATCCTAAAGGGAGAAGGGGAGTATAAAACAATCGGCAGCCCTATTAAAACAATAGCAGCTGCCGTAGATCATAATTGA
- a CDS encoding 2Fe-2S iron-sulfur cluster-binding protein produces MENNITVHVQHPDGSRVALEAPTDMGLSLMEYLKACEYDILATCGGMALCATCCVDVLEGEDKLNEMSDDEYAMLDTLPDVLPNSRLACQLQLNPAMDGLVVKLHHAE; encoded by the coding sequence ATGGAAAACAACATTACCGTACACGTACAACACCCCGACGGAAGCCGGGTTGCCCTGGAGGCACCTACAGATATGGGCTTGAGCCTTATGGAATACCTCAAGGCCTGTGAATATGATATTTTGGCCACCTGCGGAGGTATGGCGCTTTGCGCTACCTGCTGTGTAGATGTGCTGGAAGGCGAAGACAAGCTCAATGAAATGAGCGACGATGAATACGCCATGCTGGATACCCTACCGGATGTATTGCCCAATTCAAGACTGGCCTGCCAGCTGCAGTTAAACCCCGCCATGGATGGCCTGGTTGTTAAACTGCACCACGCAGAATAA
- a CDS encoding NAD(P)/FAD-dependent oxidoreductase — translation MISTDIAIIGAGPVGLFAIFEAGLLKMRCHLIDYLPQVGGQLSEIYPKKPIYDIPGYPTVLAQELIDNLMEQAKPFHPGFTLGERIEGLEKRGEADFVLTTNMGTIIEAKVVVIAGGLGCFEPRKPAVAGLEQFENGRGVNYMILDPEKYRGQKMVIAGGGDSALDWTIFLADVVDELTLVHRSESFRGAPDSVNKVMELAESGRINLVLNSNLNSVSGNGKLESVELIHNKSLETTTVAADHLIPLFGLSPKLGPIEQWNLNISKSAIEVNTDDYSTNIPGVYAIGDINTYTNKLKLILCGFHEAALMSHSAYQYMNPGIKYTMKYTTVNGVSEF, via the coding sequence ATGATTTCTACTGACATAGCCATCATTGGCGCCGGACCCGTTGGTTTATTTGCGATTTTCGAAGCAGGTTTATTAAAAATGCGTTGCCATTTAATAGATTACCTTCCACAGGTAGGTGGACAGCTATCTGAAATATATCCAAAAAAACCTATTTACGACATCCCTGGCTACCCTACTGTTTTGGCTCAGGAGTTAATCGATAACCTGATGGAGCAAGCCAAGCCTTTTCATCCGGGCTTCACCTTAGGCGAGCGTATTGAAGGGCTTGAAAAACGTGGTGAGGCCGACTTTGTGCTAACCACCAATATGGGTACCATTATAGAAGCAAAGGTTGTGGTTATTGCCGGGGGCTTAGGTTGTTTTGAGCCGCGCAAACCTGCTGTAGCCGGACTCGAGCAGTTCGAAAACGGCAGAGGCGTAAATTATATGATCCTTGATCCTGAAAAATACCGCGGACAAAAAATGGTGATTGCCGGAGGTGGCGATTCTGCCCTGGACTGGACCATCTTTTTAGCTGATGTTGTTGATGAGCTGACCCTGGTTCACCGTAGCGAGAGTTTCCGTGGCGCACCTGATTCGGTAAACAAGGTAATGGAACTGGCTGAAAGCGGACGCATCAATCTCGTATTAAACAGTAACCTGAATTCGGTAAGTGGAAATGGCAAGCTGGAAAGCGTAGAGCTGATCCATAACAAGAGCCTGGAAACGACCACTGTTGCTGCTGATCACCTGATCCCGTTATTTGGTTTAAGCCCTAAATTAGGCCCTATCGAACAATGGAACCTGAACATCAGTAAAAGCGCCATTGAAGTAAATACAGACGATTATTCAACAAATATCCCGGGAGTGTATGCCATTGGTGACATCAATACCTATACCAATAAGCTAAAGCTGATCCTTTGCGGTTTCCACGAAGCTGCCCTGATGAGCCACAGCGCTTACCAATATATGAACCCAGGAATTAAATACACCATGAAATATACCACTGTAAACGGTGTATCAGAGTTTTAA